A single genomic interval of Stenotrophomonas sp. ZAC14D1_NAIMI4_1 harbors:
- a CDS encoding WG repeat-containing protein has protein sequence MTARPLRPLPAGGRLVRSLVLCSLMASGAALAQAPDCKLLTDEHGLRALPGCEVVGHTLKISAAALKDLDYDDHGLAVLYADQGFHYVDRTGRSLPVLTWDNGPDTPQEGLLRGRVGDRVGYFDLQFRQVIPALFDFAWPFKDGVAEVCNGCRRGTPDGDGHTPMEGGEWFRIDRSGRRVK, from the coding sequence GTGACGGCGCGGCCTTTGCGACCACTGCCTGCCGGCGGTCGCCTCGTGCGGTCGCTGGTGCTGTGCAGCCTGATGGCCAGCGGCGCGGCGCTGGCACAGGCACCGGACTGCAAGCTGCTGACCGATGAGCACGGCCTGCGGGCCCTGCCCGGCTGCGAGGTGGTCGGGCACACGCTGAAGATCAGTGCAGCGGCGCTGAAAGACCTGGATTACGACGACCACGGGCTGGCGGTGTTGTATGCCGACCAGGGCTTCCACTACGTGGACCGCACGGGCCGCAGCCTGCCGGTGCTGACCTGGGACAACGGCCCGGACACGCCGCAGGAAGGCCTGCTGCGCGGGCGCGTGGGCGATCGCGTGGGCTATTTCGACCTGCAGTTCCGCCAGGTGATTCCGGCGCTTTTCGATTTCGCGTGGCCGTTCAAGGATGGCGTGGCGGAGGTCTGCAACGGGTGCCGGCGCGGGACGCCGGATGGCGATGGGCATACGCCGATGGAAGGCGGCGAATGGTTCCGCATCGACCGCTCGGGCCGCCGGGTGAAGTAG